One region of Salvia miltiorrhiza cultivar Shanhuang (shh) chromosome 3, IMPLAD_Smil_shh, whole genome shotgun sequence genomic DNA includes:
- the LOC131016116 gene encoding uncharacterized protein LOC131016116: protein MQKYALDYALVPLGLLVMVAYHLWLLRRVLRHPTTTVIGINAVNRRLWVRFMMEDPMKSGILSVQTLRNNIMASTVLASTAIMLSSVIAVLMSGGSCGHRAIAAVYGDNSKLGSSIKFFSILVCFLCAFLLNVQSIRYYSHASVLINVPRRRTAGDMKECLVTEEYVWRVVNRGSYFWSLGLHAFYFSIPLFLWIFGPIPMFVSSVVVVFLLYFLDLSADVGTVVAPDHQEDDQPNPDHHLTV from the exons ATGCAGAAATATGCTCTTGATTATGCATTGGTGCCGCTGGGGCTGCTGGTGATGGTGGCTTATCACTTGTGGCTGCTCCGCCGGGTGCTCCGCCACCCCACCACCACCGTCATAGGCATCAACGCCGTCAACCGCCGCCTCTGGGTTCGCTTCATGATGGAG GATCCAATGAAGAGCGGAATTCTATCGGTGCAAACACTGCGAAACAACATAATGGCATCAACGGTGCTGGCGTCGACGGCGATCATGCTGAGCTCGGTGATCGCGGTGCTGATGTCGGGCGGCAGCTGCGGGCACCGGGCGATCGCGGCGGTGTACGGCGACAACAGCAAGCTGGGGTCGTCCATAAAGTTCTTCTCGATCCTGGTGTGCTTCCTGTGCGCGTTCCTGCTGAACGTGCAATCGATAAGGTACTACAGCCACGCGAGCGTCCTGATCAACGTGCCGAGGCGGCGCACCGCCGGAGATATGAAGGAGTGCTTGGTGACGGAGGAGTACGTGTGGAGGGTGGTGAACAGGGGGAGCTATTTCTGGTCGCTGGGGCTGCATGCCTTCTACTTCTCCATCCCATTGTTTTTGTGGATCTTTGGGCCTATTCCCATGTTTGTCTCTAGTGTGGTTGTCGTCTTTCTGCTTTACTTTCTTGATTTGTCTGCTGATGTTGGGACTGTAGTGGCTCCTGATCACCAAGAAGACGACCAGCCTAATCCCGATCATCACCTTACTGTCTGA
- the LOC131016092 gene encoding UNC93-like protein 1, with protein MGSVADQETGKGSPEMDTGTLKPSLFRYNSPLVQVVLIGFVCFCCPGMFNALSGMGAGGQVDPTAANNANTALYTTFAVFGVLGGGIYNILGPKLTLLCGCSTYVLYAASFLYYNHYQHQAFAIVAGALLGIGAGLLWTAQGAIMTSYPPHDRKGTYIALFWSIFNLGGVIGGLIPFAMNFHRTEARSVNDGTYIGFMVFMSIGTLLSLSILHPSRVIRDDGSRCTNITYSNVGVEARAICRLFLDWRMLLIVPASWASNFFYSYQFNNVNGALFNLRTRGLNNVFYWGAQMIGSVLIGYIMDFSFKSRRARGLLGVAVVAVAGTAIWGGGLAKQLDYDRSDVVLKRIRLLDFKNGSDFAGPFVLYFCYGLLDAMFQSMVYWVIGALADDTEILSRFTGFYKGVQSAGAAVAWQIDSHNVPFVNELATNWGLMTISYPLLVVLIMKAVKDDHDSDGEVEGKTMGGAVIPGIH; from the exons ATGGGCAGCGTCGCCGATCAAGAAACCGGAAAGGGGTCGCCGGAGATGGATACAGGAACCCTCAAACCCTCCCTCTTCCGCTACAATTCTCCGCTAGTCCAAGTGGTGTTAATCGGATTCGTGTGCTTCTGCTGCCCCGGCATGTTCAACGCCCTCTCCGGCATGGGCGCCGGCGGCCAGGTGGACCCCACCGCCGCCAACAACGCCAACACCGCCCTCTACACGACCTTCGCCGTCTTCGGCGTCCTCGGCGGCGGAATCTACAACATCCTGGGGCCCAAGCTGACCCTCCTCTGCGGCTGCTCCACCTACGTCCTCTACGCCGCCTCCTTCCTCTACTACAACCACTACCAACACCAGGCCTTCGCCATCGTCGCCGGCGCCCTCCTCGGCATCGGCGCCGGCCTCCTCTGGACGGCGCAGGGGGCCATAATGACCTCCTACCCGCCCCATGATCGAAAGGGCACCTACATTGCCTTGTTTTGGAGCATCTTCAATTTGGGTGGCGTTATCGGTGGCCTCATTCCATTTGCAATGAATTTCCACAGAACTGAGGCAAGATCAGTCAACGATGGTACCTACATTGGTTTCATGGTTTTTATGTCAATTGGAACTTTACTATCTCTCTCAATTCTTCACCCTAGCCGTGTAATACGTGATGATGGATCGAGGTGCACAAACATCACGTATTCAAACGTGGGGGTGGAGGCACGAGCTATTTGCAGGCTGTTTCTTGATTGGAGGATGTTGTTGATTGTGCCGGCTTCTTGGGCTAGTAACTTCTTTTACAGTTACCAGTTTAACAATGTGAATGGGGCTTTGTTCAATCTGAGGACTAGGGGTTTGAACAATGTGTTCTACTGGGGTGCGCAGATGATTGGCTCTGTGCTCATTGGTTACATCATGGATTTTAGTTTCAAGAGCAGGAGGGCTCGGGGGCTGCTGGGAGTCGCGGTTGTTGCTGTGGCTGGCACGGCTATTTGGGGCGGGGGGCTCGCCAAGCAGCTTGATTATGACCGTAGTGATGTGGTTTTAAAACGTATTAGGCTGTTGGATTTCAAGAATGGGAGTGATTTTGCAGGGCCTTTTGTGTTGTATTTCTGTTATGGTTTGCTTGATGCCATGTTTCAGAGTATGGTGTATTGGGTGATTGGAGCATTAGCTGATGATACTGAGATACTTAGCAG GTTCACGGGGTTCTACAAGGGCGTGCAGAGCGCAGGGGCGGCTGTTGCCTGGCAGATCGACTCACATAACGTGCCCTTTGTGAACGAGCTGGCAACAAACTGGGGGCTCATGACGATAAGTTATCCTTTGTTGGTTGTGTTGATCATGAAGGCTGTGAAAGATGATCATGACAGTGATGGTGAAGTCGAAGGAAAAACTATGGGAGGGGCGGTTATCCCTGGGATTCATTGA